The Novosphingobium sp. THN1 genome includes a window with the following:
- a CDS encoding DUF6035 family protein, protein MVGNTTVDPLAWASAVIKPEIDEVRNTRTGHVFDVRRLIRAFRYERAILLRQKLKALVKRDEARLVCATCSVPVYVACSTTKQFFFRHRHEDGSCPAITRAQLSEADIRAMKYRGAQESEAHKRVKALLLRSLSIDPRFSDVAPEKTWKASEGLAGLRRPDVSARTDTHRLAFEVQLSTTFMDVVLSRKEFYRTEGAALVWVLPYFHPSYRRMTDDDILFGNNSNVFVVDERTAAASEAAGTFIMTCWYRKPVIQGDEIIDEWVERMVRWDEVMVDVDRQANIVFDYAQEAARLREELKAARLERIAAAKDAARQAQEERENELREQVLRFLLNVSSNDGDLPRYKTWLVLNDSLRFIGYGFDGDNPDLQTATRIVHLIESARAGKPVGFRYKSLAELGHHLIHQHPELLLAFGYMLRKFGTRDALYSDDRTGKLRVKLEAIRSDLSRDPKYRMAADEERFCAFLSGGASRKSRPENDNPDNSSRAAA, encoded by the coding sequence ATGGTCGGAAACACAACTGTCGATCCGCTGGCATGGGCATCGGCGGTGATAAAGCCGGAGATTGACGAGGTCAGGAACACGCGAACTGGCCACGTGTTCGATGTCCGCCGGTTGATCCGGGCATTCCGGTATGAACGCGCAATCTTGCTACGCCAAAAACTGAAGGCGCTCGTCAAGCGTGACGAAGCACGCCTGGTGTGCGCGACGTGCAGTGTTCCAGTCTATGTCGCCTGCAGTACGACCAAGCAATTCTTCTTTCGGCATCGCCATGAAGATGGCTCATGTCCGGCTATCACGCGGGCGCAGCTGAGCGAAGCTGATATCAGGGCAATGAAGTACCGCGGCGCCCAAGAGAGTGAGGCGCACAAGCGGGTCAAGGCGCTTCTTCTGCGGAGCCTCTCGATTGACCCACGGTTCAGCGACGTAGCACCTGAAAAGACCTGGAAAGCGAGCGAGGGCTTGGCCGGGCTGCGCCGACCGGACGTTTCGGCGCGGACGGACACCCACAGACTGGCGTTCGAAGTGCAGCTCAGCACTACCTTCATGGACGTGGTTTTAAGCCGGAAAGAGTTCTATCGTACCGAAGGGGCGGCGCTCGTCTGGGTCTTGCCATACTTCCATCCGAGCTATCGTCGCATGACGGATGACGATATCCTTTTCGGCAACAACTCCAATGTCTTCGTCGTCGATGAAAGAACCGCTGCCGCGTCCGAAGCGGCAGGAACCTTCATCATGACTTGCTGGTACCGCAAGCCAGTTATTCAGGGCGATGAGATCATCGATGAGTGGGTCGAGCGCATGGTGCGGTGGGATGAGGTCATGGTTGACGTGGACCGCCAGGCAAATATCGTATTCGACTACGCCCAGGAAGCCGCAAGGCTTCGTGAAGAACTCAAGGCAGCCCGATTGGAAAGGATTGCGGCCGCCAAGGACGCAGCGAGGCAGGCCCAGGAAGAGCGGGAGAATGAGCTGCGCGAGCAAGTGCTTCGCTTCCTTCTCAACGTCTCAAGCAATGACGGCGACCTGCCTCGATACAAGACATGGCTGGTCCTCAATGATAGCTTGCGTTTCATCGGGTACGGCTTTGACGGGGATAACCCTGATTTGCAGACAGCCACTCGCATCGTCCATCTGATTGAGAGTGCGCGGGCAGGAAAGCCGGTCGGCTTCCGATATAAGAGCTTAGCCGAGCTAGGCCACCATCTCATTCATCAGCACCCGGAATTGCTGCTCGCCTTCGGTTATATGCTCCGCAAATTTGGCACGAGGGACGCCCTGTATTCGGACGATCGGACCGGAAAGCTGAGGGTCAAGCTCGAGGCTATACGATCTGACCTTAGCCGTGACCCGAAGTACAGAATGGCAGCAGATGAAGAGCGTTTTTGCGCATTTCTTTCTGGGGGAGCATCTCGGAAGTCGCGACCCGAGAACGATAATCCAGACAATTCCAGTCGCGCAGCTGCGTAA
- a CDS encoding exonuclease SbcCD subunit D has translation MRILHTSDWHLGRQVHGLSLDEDHNHILVQILAVIADKRPDVVIIAGDIFDRANPPQSAITRLSQFLTSVRAASDAAIVMIAGNHDSAAHIGAMGVLADGGVAIVRGPLDDDERPLVISDVHGPVAISALPFAFEYAARMCFEDDGIACPADVIRAQLASARKHVAEGMRWVVVAHAFVDGAATSESERPLTRMVGGIETVSAAAFEGAHYVALGHLHRPQPVGLDHIRYSGAPLAFGFDEEGQQKSVSLIDLAADGTVTVAEVPLQSLRQVRTIRGKLLELLATTEVSDDIVRVVLTDKVPQIDPMKRIRTFYPNAVQLSYEDTERPVAQRLDEQRAVIEDPQTLSSAFLEFIRGEPLSEAERQIVASALQTFATMEEGA, from the coding sequence ATGCGCATCTTGCACACCAGCGACTGGCATCTGGGCCGCCAAGTTCATGGCCTGTCCCTCGATGAAGACCATAACCACATCCTCGTCCAGATCCTCGCGGTGATCGCTGATAAACGCCCCGACGTCGTGATCATCGCCGGGGATATCTTCGACCGAGCCAACCCGCCGCAAAGTGCGATCACCCGCCTTTCGCAGTTTCTCACGAGCGTGCGTGCAGCATCCGATGCAGCGATCGTCATGATCGCAGGCAATCACGATTCCGCCGCACACATCGGGGCGATGGGCGTTCTTGCCGATGGCGGCGTTGCGATTGTGCGCGGACCACTGGATGACGATGAGCGACCGCTCGTGATCTCGGATGTGCATGGGCCAGTGGCCATCTCCGCCCTGCCCTTTGCCTTCGAATACGCCGCCCGCATGTGCTTCGAAGACGACGGCATCGCCTGCCCTGCAGATGTCATCCGAGCACAGCTTGCCAGCGCTCGCAAGCACGTGGCTGAGGGAATGCGTTGGGTTGTCGTCGCTCACGCTTTTGTCGACGGCGCTGCTACCAGCGAGAGCGAACGCCCGCTCACGCGTATGGTCGGCGGCATCGAGACAGTGTCGGCGGCTGCCTTTGAGGGCGCTCATTACGTGGCCCTTGGGCACCTCCACCGCCCGCAACCGGTGGGACTTGATCACATCCGTTACTCCGGCGCACCTTTGGCATTCGGGTTCGATGAGGAAGGTCAGCAGAAGTCAGTCAGCCTGATCGACCTTGCGGCCGACGGCACTGTCACGGTGGCCGAAGTGCCGCTGCAGTCGCTGCGTCAGGTCAGAACCATTCGAGGCAAGCTGCTTGAGCTGCTCGCAACCACAGAAGTCTCCGACGACATCGTCCGGGTCGTTCTCACAGACAAAGTGCCGCAGATCGACCCGATGAAAAGGATCAGGACATTTTATCCCAATGCCGTCCAACTCTCATATGAGGACACCGAGCGCCCCGTAGCGCAGCGCCTGGACGAACAGCGTGCTGTTATTGAAGACCCACAGACACTCTCCTCGGCTTTCCTTGAATTTATCCGCGGTGAGCCATTGTCGGAGGCGGAAAGGCAGATTGTGGCCTCCGCTCTGCAAACTTTCGCTACCATGGAGGAAGGCGCATGA
- a CDS encoding AAA family ATPase, which yields MRPIKLTLSAFGPYGGAETIDFREATNAGLFGIYGPTGSGKSSIFSAISFALFGEGAKEEQGIGTMRSDFAHEALLTEVSLQFELGSKRYYVRRQPDQARPKARGEGHTMQPHAAWLFDVSNVAIDDVGPDNCGLPLAEKKVSAVLSHVEGLLGYGAQQFRQIVLLPQGRFERFLVSNSKDRLEILRELFDVSLYRRLTEKLKADAANIKREIEFGYRLYGSRLQTEGFNSSDELTDGIATALEQYEFAQLKVSDTAAALALANKAYAAAEEQEKRFVEVEAASAARRQLEAQGQTFEAMRTRRTRAELARRILDLDASVADAQSRYSTATEAHADAEIKAREASEALSAASATLLDLRSCDHEFEDIARKIDQLNRHKAVLVDAAERLADLNATEAELERANQVHSQAADAETKAASLCEGKEMALAAAQANGLERQKLNAARDGLKSELAAAQAFANAKHAVELSQEASEKTSTTALEAQSRHTKAVAIAETRERAFLSAQASVLAQQLQDGHPCPVCGASDHPQPADDSGDAEALEKAWRDAQRAALAASTADRDAQAAASSARATLDAKRTVLDGLATPKRGVSEINGDLQRVLGQISALGPDVNIGLLTEELTDARTRKLAATDALQQAQNALGKATTAEALARQAYDDKIASVPENLRQQDNLQSAIDTTTADLSSRKQALADADARQRELDAVAIRAASAVHSAWTAVNETKIDLAAKRSAFESRLTELGITEADYRTAIPAIAEIPAMEQAIADFDTALVEARARETMARNAVGNAQRQSLEPYRLNCSQAQAAADEAVRQSAAAEQKHKTLVELQTSLADQLENLLTLEQSSGALRGVAESFDGHNEMRTSLETFAIGAMFDQVLEAANLRLDPMTSGRYRFERDTVSVGGRSKRGLDVRVHDIETGRAREIITLSGGETFIAALSLALGLSDIVEMTNGAIRLDTIFIDEGFGSLDTENDAGTLDQVLQVLQNIVGQRRAVGLISHVPLVQQAVPNGFTVHKSANGSHIESRIG from the coding sequence ATGAGGCCAATCAAGCTTACGCTCAGTGCTTTCGGTCCTTATGGCGGCGCCGAGACAATTGATTTCCGCGAAGCAACGAATGCCGGCCTTTTCGGGATCTACGGCCCTACCGGATCTGGCAAGTCGTCGATCTTCAGCGCAATCTCCTTCGCCCTGTTTGGCGAGGGGGCAAAAGAGGAGCAAGGCATCGGCACGATGCGTTCTGACTTTGCGCATGAGGCTCTGCTGACTGAAGTCAGCTTGCAATTCGAACTGGGATCAAAGCGATACTACGTCAGGCGCCAACCTGACCAGGCGCGGCCTAAGGCCCGAGGCGAGGGTCACACCATGCAGCCACACGCTGCCTGGCTGTTCGATGTTTCCAACGTCGCAATCGACGACGTCGGTCCTGACAACTGCGGCCTTCCGCTTGCAGAAAAGAAGGTCAGCGCCGTCCTGAGCCATGTTGAGGGTCTTCTCGGTTATGGCGCACAGCAGTTCCGCCAAATTGTCCTGTTGCCGCAAGGCAGGTTCGAGCGTTTCCTGGTGTCGAACAGCAAGGACCGGCTCGAGATCCTGCGGGAGTTGTTCGACGTCTCTCTCTATCGCCGGCTCACCGAAAAGCTCAAAGCGGACGCCGCGAACATCAAGCGCGAAATCGAATTCGGCTATCGTCTGTACGGGAGCCGCCTGCAAACCGAGGGCTTCAACAGCTCGGACGAGCTCACCGACGGCATCGCAACGGCACTTGAACAGTACGAATTTGCCCAACTGAAAGTCTCTGACACAGCGGCTGCGCTTGCATTGGCCAACAAGGCTTACGCGGCCGCCGAAGAACAGGAAAAGCGCTTTGTCGAAGTTGAGGCTGCGTCCGCTGCACGCAGGCAACTCGAAGCACAGGGGCAGACCTTTGAGGCAATGCGAACCCGCAGAACCAGGGCGGAGCTGGCACGGCGCATTTTGGACCTCGACGCCAGCGTTGCCGATGCCCAAAGTCGCTACAGCACAGCGACTGAAGCGCACGCCGACGCTGAAATCAAAGCACGAGAGGCAAGCGAGGCTCTTTCGGCAGCGAGCGCGACACTGCTGGATCTCCGCTCCTGCGATCATGAATTCGAAGACATCGCGCGCAAGATCGACCAGCTGAACCGCCACAAGGCAGTTCTGGTGGATGCCGCTGAGCGTCTTGCTGACCTTAACGCCACCGAGGCGGAGCTGGAACGAGCAAACCAGGTTCACTCCCAAGCAGCCGACGCTGAGACAAAGGCTGCTAGTCTTTGCGAAGGCAAGGAGATGGCGCTAGCTGCAGCCCAAGCGAATGGTCTTGAGCGACAGAAGCTGAACGCAGCTCGCGATGGTCTGAAAAGTGAGCTAGCAGCAGCGCAGGCCTTCGCAAACGCAAAGCATGCTGTGGAATTGTCGCAGGAGGCCAGCGAGAAAACATCTACCACTGCCCTTGAGGCGCAGTCCCGCCATACCAAAGCAGTCGCTATCGCCGAGACCCGCGAGCGCGCCTTTCTTTCGGCCCAGGCCAGCGTCCTTGCGCAGCAATTGCAGGATGGCCACCCCTGCCCGGTTTGCGGCGCCAGCGACCACCCCCAACCGGCCGATGATTCGGGCGATGCGGAAGCACTCGAAAAGGCGTGGCGCGATGCCCAGCGCGCTGCCCTTGCCGCTTCAACGGCTGACCGCGACGCCCAGGCCGCGGCCAGCTCGGCTCGTGCCACGCTCGACGCAAAGCGTACCGTTCTGGACGGGCTTGCAACGCCGAAGCGCGGTGTGAGCGAGATCAACGGCGATCTGCAGCGCGTCCTTGGCCAGATCAGCGCTTTGGGTCCGGACGTCAATATTGGCCTTCTCACCGAGGAGCTGACTGACGCTCGCACGCGCAAGCTGGCAGCGACGGACGCCCTCCAACAAGCTCAAAACGCTCTCGGTAAAGCAACGACCGCAGAGGCACTGGCCCGGCAGGCGTACGACGATAAGATTGCTTCGGTCCCAGAGAACCTGCGGCAGCAAGACAATCTGCAGAGTGCGATCGATACCACTACCGCAGATTTGAGCAGCCGGAAGCAGGCCCTTGCCGATGCCGACGCGAGGCAGCGCGAGCTCGATGCCGTTGCTATCAGGGCAGCTTCGGCAGTGCACAGCGCTTGGACCGCAGTCAATGAGACCAAGATCGATCTCGCCGCAAAGCGATCCGCATTTGAGTCACGCCTTACCGAGCTCGGGATCACCGAGGCAGACTATCGCACGGCGATCCCCGCTATTGCCGAGATCCCTGCAATGGAGCAGGCAATCGCGGATTTTGACACCGCCCTTGTTGAAGCTCGTGCGCGGGAAACAATGGCAAGAAACGCGGTCGGCAACGCGCAGCGGCAAAGCCTCGAACCCTACCGTCTGAACTGCTCACAAGCGCAGGCCGCCGCCGACGAGGCCGTTAGGCAGAGCGCTGCTGCCGAACAGAAACACAAAACGCTTGTCGAGCTGCAGACCAGTCTGGCAGATCAACTTGAGAACCTTCTAACTCTCGAGCAGTCCTCGGGCGCGCTGCGGGGTGTTGCGGAATCTTTCGACGGTCATAACGAGATGCGGACCAGTCTTGAGACATTCGCCATCGGTGCGATGTTCGATCAGGTTCTTGAAGCGGCGAACCTGCGCCTCGATCCCATGACAAGTGGCCGGTATCGCTTTGAGCGCGACACTGTCAGCGTTGGAGGCCGATCCAAGCGAGGACTGGACGTTCGCGTCCACGACATCGAGACCGGCCGCGCCCGCGAGATCATCACACTTTCCGGCGGCGAGACATTTATCGCAGCCTTGTCCCTCGCGCTGGGGCTGTCCGACATCGTCGAGATGACAAACGGTGCCATCAGGCTCGACACGATCTTCATCGATGAAGGCTTCGGTAGTCTGGACACAGAGAACGACGCAGGCACACTCGATCAGGTCCTGCAGGTGCTCCAAAACATTGTCGGTCAGCGGCGTGCCGTGGGCCTTATTTCACACGTGCCGCTCGTCCAGCAGGCCGTCCCCAACGGATTTACCGTGCACAAGAGCGCGAATGGCAGCCACATCGAAAGTAGAATTGGCTGA
- a CDS encoding DUF4011 domain-containing protein: protein MVSKVGFASHQNSAPIIVDLTIRNLGEAAHEHCTLKLFADPPFLTEREWRIDAILPEGEIQVRDRDVKLGATLLSGLSETMTATLSLVLSGKDGVELAKTEAPIELLAHNEWGGSGSMSDLLPAFVTPNDPAIDKILKAASDALRRSGKPDNIDGYKSGERARVWELTSAIWSAVSGMRFSYALPPANFERNGQKIRTPSQILEGRIGTCLDTSLLFAAAIEQAGLNPIVVLTKDHAFVGVWLQPSEFSSLVTHEAAALRRRIDIDELLVFESTLATNPTPPSFSQAIAQGNRNIAEAMDDEFEAAIDIRRARIQKIRPLGVAIESKVSNDGEIAVSESVEAAPSLASFDKNEEDEVVTPAGRVKQWQRKLLNLTTSNRLLHLPDTSKSVQLICPEPGKLEDLLAEGKKIRIQPIPELDLGGRDEALYNQQFTGSLRDEVAKEALSRGEVLASLPKDKLQATLIELYRKANADMEEGGANTLWPAAGLADTEISSFRLPQLLVRSR, encoded by the coding sequence GTGGTCTCGAAGGTTGGCTTTGCGTCGCACCAGAACTCTGCGCCTATCATTGTTGACCTTACGATCCGTAACCTGGGCGAGGCTGCGCACGAGCATTGCACTCTCAAGCTGTTTGCAGATCCTCCGTTCCTGACCGAACGGGAATGGCGCATTGATGCCATCTTGCCCGAAGGTGAGATCCAAGTCCGCGATCGCGACGTAAAGCTGGGCGCAACGCTGCTGTCCGGCCTTTCTGAAACAATGACTGCAACCCTTTCGCTTGTCCTCAGCGGCAAAGACGGAGTCGAACTTGCCAAGACAGAGGCTCCAATCGAGCTTCTCGCGCATAACGAGTGGGGAGGCTCGGGCAGCATGTCCGATCTTCTGCCAGCGTTCGTTACGCCTAACGATCCCGCCATAGACAAAATTCTCAAAGCAGCATCAGACGCACTGCGTCGCAGCGGCAAGCCAGATAACATCGACGGATACAAATCGGGCGAGCGCGCAAGGGTCTGGGAATTAACCTCTGCAATCTGGTCGGCCGTGTCGGGCATGCGCTTTTCTTACGCATTGCCGCCCGCGAACTTTGAACGGAACGGCCAGAAGATCCGCACCCCATCGCAAATACTCGAGGGGCGGATCGGCACCTGTCTCGACACCTCGCTCCTGTTTGCGGCCGCAATCGAACAGGCCGGTCTCAATCCCATCGTCGTGCTGACCAAGGACCACGCGTTCGTCGGGGTATGGCTACAGCCGAGCGAGTTCAGTTCGCTCGTGACCCACGAGGCAGCGGCTCTGCGTCGGCGTATCGACATCGATGAACTGCTCGTGTTCGAGAGCACTCTGGCTACCAACCCAACACCGCCCAGCTTTTCGCAGGCGATCGCTCAAGGCAACCGCAACATCGCCGAGGCCATGGACGATGAATTTGAAGCTGCAATCGACATTCGGCGAGCGCGCATCCAGAAAATCCGGCCGCTCGGTGTTGCCATCGAATCCAAGGTGAGCAACGATGGAGAGATTGCGGTCTCCGAAAGCGTGGAGGCTGCCCCATCGTTGGCTTCGTTCGACAAGAACGAAGAGGACGAGGTCGTCACTCCCGCTGGCAGGGTGAAGCAATGGCAGCGCAAGCTTCTCAACCTAACGACCTCGAACCGGCTACTTCATCTCCCTGACACCTCGAAGAGCGTTCAGCTAATCTGTCCTGAACCTGGCAAGCTGGAAGACCTGCTCGCCGAAGGCAAGAAGATCCGCATCCAGCCCATTCCTGAGCTAGATTTAGGCGGCCGCGACGAAGCCCTCTACAACCAGCAATTCACGGGCAGCCTGCGCGACGAAGTGGCAAAGGAGGCGCTTTCTCGCGGCGAAGTTCTGGCCAGTCTTCCCAAGGACAAACTTCAGGCCACACTGATCGAACTTTACCGCAAGGCAAATGCGGATATGGAAGAGGGCGGCGCCAACACTCTCTGGCCTGCTGCCGGTTTGGCGGACACCGAGATAAGCTCATTCAGGCTACCCCAGCTTCTCGTTCGAAGTCGATAG
- a CDS encoding IS3 family transposase (programmed frameshift), with the protein MQRRKFSREFKLEAVRLVRERGVAVAQAARDLDVHENVLRKWVKEFAADPGHAFPGHGQMKPEQLEIDRLRREVAKLKAERDILKKGRRLLREGLDMRFAFIAKHRGIWPVAWMCGALGVSRSGFHAWLTRSPSQRAREDEVIGARVRASHVGSYRTYGARRVWHDLLAEGISCGLHRVERLMQAQGLRARPRRRGLPKDQGERSIIAGNVLDRQFTADRPNQKWVADFTYIWTAEGWLYVAAVIDLFSRRVVGWSMSDTMTAQLVTDALIMAIWRRGKPDALLHHSDQGSQYTSEQFQRLMTDNGVTCSMSRSGNVWDNAAMESFFSSLKTERIGKKVYRTRAQAKSDVFDYVECFYNPTRRHSTLGYLSPIDFEREAGVA; encoded by the exons ATGCAACGAAGGAAGTTCAGCCGCGAGTTCAAGCTTGAGGCGGTGAGGTTGGTGCGCGAGCGCGGTGTCGCAGTTGCGCAGGCTGCTCGCGATTTGGACGTGCACGAGAACGTGCTGCGCAAATGGGTAAAGGAGTTCGCTGCCGATCCTGGCCATGCCTTTCCGGGGCACGGGCAGATGAAGCCGGAACAGTTGGAGATCGACCGTCTCCGTCGCGAAGTGGCAAAGCTGAAGGCGGAACGCGACATCCTAAAAAAAG GCCGCCGCCTACTTCGCGAAGGACTCGATATGAGGTTCGCCTTCATCGCGAAGCACCGAGGGATCTGGCCGGTGGCATGGATGTGCGGGGCGCTCGGTGTCTCGCGAAGCGGGTTCCATGCCTGGCTAACTCGATCCCCGTCGCAGCGCGCCCGCGAAGACGAGGTGATCGGCGCCAGGGTCAGGGCCAGCCATGTTGGCAGCTATCGCACTTACGGTGCCCGCCGTGTCTGGCATGACCTGCTCGCCGAAGGCATCTCCTGTGGCCTGCATCGGGTCGAACGGCTCATGCAGGCGCAGGGGCTGCGGGCTCGGCCCCGTCGCCGTGGACTGCCCAAGGATCAAGGGGAACGCTCGATCATTGCCGGCAATGTGCTGGATCGCCAGTTCACCGCCGACCGGCCCAACCAGAAGTGGGTGGCTGACTTCACCTACATCTGGACAGCCGAAGGATGGCTCTACGTGGCCGCTGTGATCGACCTGTTCTCCCGTAGAGTGGTGGGCTGGTCGATGAGCGATACCATGACTGCCCAACTCGTCACCGACGCGCTGATCATGGCGATCTGGCGGCGGGGCAAGCCGGATGCCCTGCTGCATCACTCAGACCAGGGCAGCCAGTATACCAGTGAGCAGTTCCAGCGACTGATGACCGACAATGGCGTCACCTGCTCGATGAGCCGGTCCGGCAATGTCTGGGATAATGCCGCCATGGAAAGCTTCTTCTCGTCGCTCAAGACCGAGCGGATCGGGAAGAAGGTCTATCGAACGAGGGCGCAGGCGAAATCAGACGTGTTCGACTACGTCGAATGCTTCTACAACCCGACACGGCGTCACTCGACCCTGGGGTACCTCAGTCCTATCGACTTCGAACGAGAAGCTGGGGTAGCCTGA